In the genome of Dermacentor andersoni chromosome 3, qqDerAnde1_hic_scaffold, whole genome shotgun sequence, one region contains:
- the LOC129385897 gene encoding probable ATP-dependent DNA helicase HFM1, with amino-acid sequence MALSYKLAAVVRAHSAGKPALVFCSTRKGAVQAATVLASSLGPVRRAASSSEELLAAAIRDAKLRELVQRSAVGWHHAGLEASDRAALESLFRAGALRALVSTSTLAAGVNLPARLVVVRGTTTYGGQPYPDLVLEQMVGRAGRPQVRVARAARACSG; translated from the exons ATGGCGCTCTCCTACAAGCTGGCGGCGGTCGTCAGGGCGCACTCGGCCGGAAAGCCAGCGCTCGTG TTCTGCTCCACTCGCAAGGGGGCGGTGCAGGCGGCCACCGTGCTGGCCTCTTCCCTGGGTCCGGTTCGCAGAGCGGCGAGCTCCTCGGAGGAGCTGCTCGCCGCGGCCATCAGGGACGCCAAACTGCGCG AGCTGGTCCAGCGTTCGGCCGTGGGCTGGCACCACGCGGGCCTCGAGGCCTCGGACCGGGCGGCGCTCGAGTCGCTGTTCCGCGCCGGCGCGCTGCGCGCCCTGGTGAGCACGAGCACGCTGGCCGCGGGGGTCAACCTGCCCGCGCGGTTGGTCGTGGtgcgcggcaccaccacgtacggGGGCCAGCCGTACCCGGACTTGGTGCTCGAGCAGATGGTCGGCAGGGCCGGCCGGCCGCAGGTGCGTGTCGCGCGTGCGGCGAGGGCCTGCAGCGGCTAG